The following proteins are encoded in a genomic region of Arachis stenosperma cultivar V10309 chromosome 4, arast.V10309.gnm1.PFL2, whole genome shotgun sequence:
- the LOC130975404 gene encoding MDIS1-interacting receptor like kinase 2-like yields the protein MAISFTCIVFILVPLVFVGSITTNAGTHKSKLSPLDQEANALLSISELWGIQYINVSNRCHWPGIKCNKAGSITTLSPPTPRNYSSDFFPQLCNMQLKFLVFPNLVRLDFSEMGLCEFPKLRGLKKLQHLNLSYNRFSGEAPLTLLTNLTQLVVLDISNNQYISGPIPQELSKLERLVTLDLSANALSEGIPLILGQMSSLTHMKLSNNLLYGDLPFTLANLTQLLVLDLSQNKLSGFIPHEIGKLTNLLTLDLSSNSLSGPIPEQIGYLNRLTSLHLHSNWLSGYIPSNIGLLTRLEVLTIGSNMIDGCIPKEIEHFYNNLSGSIPSQIGNLSYLDLRYNNLSIKNTKGFESITVCYLHCNPFLPDENYDCDDPQDQLEDHHNKHSGRSLVLVIIVVCITISLGSVGIGICIFHARHHGKLENKATKNGDLFSIWNYDGKIAFEDIIQATQDFDIGYCIGTGAYGSVYEARLPSGKTVALKKLHKTESENPSFYKSFCNEVEVLTEIRHRNIIRLYGYCLHNRCMFLVYEYLERGSLYCNLVDEMDAQELKWSKRVSLMLLLLLTCIIIYATIIGERCVGSADSTSEISERYARCCACCKASISMPLL from the exons ATGGCCATATCATTCACTTGCATTGTTTTCATATTAGTGCCACTTGTATTTGTTGGCAGCATCACCACCAATGCTGGAACTCACAAATCCAAATTGTCACCCTTAGATCAAGAAGCCAATGCTCTGCTTTCAATCAGTGAATTGTGGGGTATCCAGTATATTAATGTCTCAAACCGTTGCCACTGGCCCGGAATCAAGTGCAACAAAGCTGGAAGCATAACAACGCTTTCACCTCCAACTCCAAGGAATTACAGCTCTGACTTCTTCCCACAACTATGCAATATGcaactaaaatttttagtttttccaAATCTAGTCCGTCTAGATTTCAGTGAAATGGGGTTATGTGAATTTCCTAAACTAAGGGGTCTCAAGAAGCTACAACATCTCAACCTATCATACAACCGTTTTTCAGGTGAGGCTCCTTTAACATTATTGACAAATCTAACTCAACTTGTGGTGTTGGACATTTCCAATAACCAATACATTAGTGGTCCAATTCCACAAGAACTAAGCAAACTAGAGAGACTTGTCACGTTGGACTTGAGTGCCAACGCGCTCAGCGAAGGCATTCCATTGATCTTGGGTCAAATGAGCAGTCTCACACACATGAAACTTTCCAATAATCTCCTGTATGGGGATCTTCCTTTCACACTGGCAAATCTAACTCAACTTCTTGTGTTGGACCTTTCCCAAAACAAACTTAGTGGCTTCATTCCTCATGAAATAGGGAAATTAACAAATTTATTAACCTTAGACCTGAGTTCAAATTCCCTGTCTGGTCCAATTCCTGAGCAAATTGGGTACTTGAACCGTTTGACAAGTCTCCACCTTCATTCAAATTGGCTTAGTGGCTATATACCTTCAAATATAGGACTTTTGACCCGTTTGGAAGTGCTCACCATTGGATCCAACATGATAGACGGTTGTATCCCCAAAGAAATAGAGCATTT CTATAACAATTTAAGTGGAAGCATTCCTTCTCAAATTGGAAACCTTTCATATTTAGACCTTCGTTACAATAACCTTAGTATCAAAAACACAAAGGGATTTGAGTCTATTACAGTGTGCTATCTGCATTGCAATCCCTTTCTTCCTGATGAAAATTATGACTGCGATGATCCACAAGATCAATTAGAAGACCATCACAATAAGCATTCTGGTCGATCATTGGTTTTGGTCATAATCGTGGTCTGCATTACCATTTCATTGGGTTCTGTTGGGATTGGAATATGCATTTTCCATGCCAGGCATCATGGCAAGCTTGAAAATAAGGCCACAAAAAATGGAGACTTGTTCTCAATTTGGAACTATGATGGCAAAATTGCATTTGAGGACATCATTCAAGCCACACAGGACTTTGATATCGGATATTGCATTGGAACCGGTGCTTATGGTAGCGTCTACGAAGCGCGACTTCCAAGTGGCAAAACTGTTGCATTGAAGAAGCTTCACAAAACAGAATCAGAAAATCCATCCTTTTACAAGAGCTTCTGCAATGAAGTTGAGGTCTTGACAGAGATTCGCCACCGCAACATCATTAGGCTTTATGGCTATTGTTTGCATAACCGATGCATGTTTTTGGTGTACGAATACTTGGAAAGAGGAAGCTTGTACTGTAACTTGGTCGACGAGATGGATGCACAAGAGTTGAAGTGGAGCAAGAGGGTGTCGCTTATGCTCTTGCTCTTGCTCACATGCATCATCATCTACGCAACAATTATTGGTGAAAGATGTGTTGGATCCGCGGATTCCACTTCCGAAATCTCGGAAAGATATGCAAGATGTTGTGCATGTTGTAAAGCTAGCATTAGCATGCCTCTCCTCTGA